TGAATACTGCCCAATCCCTCCTCAATCATTCTTGCTACAGTAATATTAAAACTTACATTTACACTATATAAACTATGGAATTTAATGCACAGAGCAGTACCTCCTAACTTTTGTCCTATCAAAATCTACAATTACCCACTTTTATCTTTACAAACTTGTAAAAAATATTCCAACTCAAAACTCCATGAATGGGACCCCACTGGATTACTTTTAACATGAACCAACATATTTACTACAATATTTTTTTCTAACTAAATCCTGCCATAATCCATACTCAATTTTCAGCTTCCACAACCACTTGCTAATTAAGCAGATATTCATTTACTTTGTGCAAATGCCCTTTTGGAATAATAAACATAGGCATCATGAGATATAAGGTACATTACTTAAGCAGAAACGTAGTAAAACCAATTTATCCCCATAAGACATCATCCTTCCTGCCAAGTCCCCAATTTACCTCCATCTTATCCTCTACCTTCAACTCGCGCCGCGGGGCCACCGCGCGCCGTCGGCGGCCACGCACCGACATCCAGTGCAAGAATCGCGTCGACACGCTCAAGAAGAAGTACAAGGCCGAGCGTGCCCGCGGTGGGCCCTCCGCCTGGAACTTCTACGGCGAGCTCGACCGCCTTGTCGGCCCCACCctctccgcctccgccgccaccaAGAAGCACCCCTCCTTCGGGCTGCCGGCCCCTCACTTCGCCCTGCCACTCCATCCTTCCGCCGCAAGGAGGCACCCGTCGCCCTCGTCTTCGCCGTCCCCGCCTCCGCCCATGGCTCTGCCGCTGTCCAACTACCGCCACGGGGTACCTCTCCCTGCCGCCGCGTTTATccagcaggccgccgccgccgctgccgcgatTTCTGATTCAGACGACTCTAGTGATCTCGGTGACAATAACAACAGCAACTCGCATCAGTCACCGTCCCACTTCGTTTCATCGCACTCCGGGGGTAACAACAAGCGCCGCCGTAGTAGCGAAAGCAGCGGTGGTGGCGATGGTGGTGTCGGCGAGCTAGCGAGAGCGATCGAGGCATTTGCAGAGATGTACGAGCGCGTCGAGAGTGCCAAGCAGAAGCAGTCCCTGGAGATGGAGCGAGAAAGGATTGCCTTCATGAAGCAGCTGGAGGTGAAGCGCATGGAGAACTTCGTCGATGCACATGTGAAGCTCGCAAGAATGAAGCATGCCAAGAAGAACGAAGGTTATGCAGCCAATGGTACCATTGGAGTCGAGTTGGCTTCCTCCATGGCTGCGCTGCCTTTCCTCTCCAACCCTGCATACCTCTAATGTTGAGGAAGCCTCTAGGTAAAGTTGATTGGTCATTTCAGTTTAGATGAACATTGCTCTAGGTTATTGTTTGTTTCCTTGATCTGTGGCTACCGCAAAGTTTGTAATATTAGTGTTGATGT
The sequence above is a segment of the Triticum dicoccoides isolate Atlit2015 ecotype Zavitan chromosome 1A, WEW_v2.0, whole genome shotgun sequence genome. Coding sequences within it:
- the LOC119355753 gene encoding trihelix transcription factor ASIL2-like, with amino-acid sequence MRYKVHYLSRNVVKPIYPHKTSSFLPSPQFTSILSSTFNSRRGATARRRRPRTDIQCKNRVDTLKKKYKAERARGGPSAWNFYGELDRLVGPTLSASAATKKHPSFGLPAPHFALPLHPSAARRHPSPSSSPSPPPPMALPLSNYRHGVPLPAAAFIQQAAAAAAAISDSDDSSDLGDNNNSNSHQSPSHFVSSHSGGNNKRRRSSESSGGGDGGVGELARAIEAFAEMYERVESAKQKQSLEMERERIAFMKQLEVKRMENFVDAHVKLARMKHAKKNEGYAANGTIGVELASSMAALPFLSNPAYL